In Endozoicomonas sp. GU-1, one DNA window encodes the following:
- the rnhB gene encoding ribonuclease HII: protein MKQNQFDWCDASDTGIIVAGVDEVGRGPLCGPVIAAAVILDPARPIEGLNDSKKLSEKKREALFDVICHNALAWSLGRAEVAEIDELNILHATMLAMQRAVAGLSVRPELAYIDGNRCPALSCRAEAIVKGDSRVPEIAAASIIAKVTRDREMLLMDREWPGYGIAGHKGYPTKVHLEALKKLGPAPVHRRSFKPVRELLADVVS, encoded by the coding sequence ATGAAGCAAAATCAATTTGACTGGTGTGACGCCAGTGACACAGGCATTATTGTTGCCGGTGTTGATGAAGTGGGCAGAGGTCCACTGTGTGGCCCGGTGATTGCTGCTGCTGTCATTCTGGATCCTGCTCGCCCGATTGAAGGTCTGAATGATTCCAAAAAACTGTCAGAGAAAAAGCGAGAGGCACTTTTTGACGTTATTTGTCATAACGCCCTGGCCTGGTCACTGGGCAGGGCTGAAGTAGCAGAGATTGATGAACTGAATATTCTCCATGCCACCATGCTGGCAATGCAGCGTGCCGTTGCGGGATTGTCGGTCAGGCCCGAACTGGCTTATATCGATGGTAACCGTTGTCCAGCGCTTTCCTGTCGTGCTGAAGCCATTGTAAAAGGCGATAGTCGTGTTCCTGAGATTGCTGCCGCTTCCATTATTGCCAAGGTGACCCGCGACCGGGAAATGTTGCTTATGGACAGGGAGTGGCCGGGTTATGGCATCGCAGGGCATAAAGGTTATCCTACTAAAGTCCACCTTGAAGCATTAAAAAAGCTGGGGCCAGCTCCCGTCCATCGTCGTTCCTTCAAGCCGGTTCGGGAGCTCCTGGCTGATGTGGTCAGTTGA
- the lpxB gene encoding lipid-A-disaccharide synthase encodes MQSAVSSPGLSLRVALVAGEASGDILGAGLIREIKRHYPDAYCYGIGGPLMQSEGFDSVFPMERLSVMGLVEVLGRLRELLGIRKQLRERLIADQPDVFIGIDAPDFNLALERRLKAAGIPTVHYVSPQVWAWREGRLKKIRHSVDHMLALLPFEADYYRDHGVPVTFVGHPLADQISMNPDQDAARHTLGVSHGGGPVIGLLPGSRKPEIAKLGQLFLETARLLRKDFPDARFLIPCANERRKKQLLPIVREFPDLDVTVYDGQAQSVMAASDAILIASGTAVLEAALHKKPLVVSYKMAPLSFAIISRMVKVKYVSLPNLLADKELVPEMLQDDATPENLRVLIKKAIEDQAYRDTLKQSFKEIHHQLKQDACRLAYEAVMSVIQQTRQRVESQ; translated from the coding sequence ATGCAGTCGGCTGTTTCCTCTCCGGGATTATCATTACGTGTTGCATTGGTTGCAGGAGAAGCCTCAGGGGATATTCTCGGGGCCGGGCTGATCCGGGAGATCAAACGACATTATCCGGATGCTTACTGCTATGGTATTGGCGGTCCCCTGATGCAGTCAGAGGGTTTTGACAGCGTGTTCCCCATGGAGCGGTTATCGGTGATGGGGCTGGTTGAGGTTCTCGGGCGTTTGCGAGAACTGCTGGGTATTCGCAAACAGTTGCGGGAGCGACTGATTGCCGATCAGCCCGATGTGTTTATTGGTATTGATGCCCCTGATTTTAATCTGGCGCTTGAACGCAGGCTGAAAGCGGCCGGTATTCCAACCGTGCATTATGTCAGCCCCCAGGTATGGGCATGGCGTGAAGGTCGTCTGAAAAAAATCCGCCACTCCGTAGACCACATGCTGGCGCTGCTCCCGTTTGAAGCGGACTATTACCGGGATCATGGTGTACCTGTGACCTTCGTTGGTCACCCCCTGGCTGACCAGATTTCCATGAATCCGGATCAAGACGCAGCCAGACATACCCTGGGTGTCAGTCATGGTGGTGGGCCGGTGATCGGGCTCTTGCCAGGCAGCCGCAAACCAGAGATCGCCAAACTTGGTCAACTATTTCTTGAGACCGCCCGCCTGCTCAGGAAAGACTTCCCGGATGCCCGCTTTTTAATTCCCTGTGCCAATGAGCGACGAAAAAAGCAACTTCTACCCATTGTCCGTGAGTTTCCGGATCTGGACGTAACGGTCTATGATGGTCAGGCACAATCGGTTATGGCCGCCTCGGATGCGATTCTGATCGCTTCGGGAACCGCTGTTCTTGAGGCTGCACTGCATAAAAAGCCGCTGGTTGTCAGTTATAAAATGGCACCGCTCAGTTTTGCCATTATCAGCCGGATGGTTAAGGTCAAATATGTCTCACTGCCCAATCTTCTGGCCGACAAAGAGCTGGTACCTGAAATGTTACAGGACGATGCGACCCCTGAAAATCTCCGGGTTTTGATCAAGAAGGCCATTGAAGATCAGGCGTACAGAGATACTCTGAAACAGTCTTTTAAGGAGATTCACCACCAACTGAAGCAGGATGCCTGCAGGCTGGCCTATGAAGCGGTGATGTCAGTTATTCAGCAGACCAGGCAGCGGGTAGAGAGTCAATGA